A single genomic interval of Ramlibacter sp. harbors:
- a CDS encoding dienelactone hydrolase family protein — MTPDTLRDDPLDDFSHRSITLDGATKVVHVAGSGPAVIVMTEMPGISPHVARFARWVRDAGFSVYMPSLFGRDGAVPGVEEGIAVFKRACVSAEFRAMAANESSPVTQWLRALARLAHGECGGPGVGAIGMCFTGNFALSMTLEPALLAPVMCQPSLPMNDPAGMAMDPAELSAVRERLERDDLTVMAYRFEGDRHCRAQRFAAFSQALGPRFVARVLPDSAANPVTPPFFDQVVASPHSVVTAHLIDEAGQPTRAARDEILAFFAQRLQDTPGYCT, encoded by the coding sequence ATGACCCCCGACACCCTGCGCGACGACCCGCTGGACGACTTTTCCCACCGCAGCATCACGCTGGACGGCGCGACCAAGGTCGTGCACGTGGCCGGCAGCGGCCCGGCGGTGATCGTGATGACCGAGATGCCCGGCATCAGCCCCCATGTGGCGCGCTTTGCGCGCTGGGTGCGCGACGCGGGCTTCAGCGTGTACATGCCCTCGCTGTTCGGTCGTGACGGCGCGGTGCCCGGCGTGGAAGAAGGCATTGCGGTGTTCAAACGGGCCTGCGTGAGCGCGGAGTTCCGCGCCATGGCCGCCAATGAATCGAGCCCGGTCACGCAGTGGCTGCGGGCCCTGGCGCGCCTGGCCCATGGCGAATGCGGCGGCCCGGGCGTGGGCGCCATCGGCATGTGCTTCACCGGCAACTTTGCGCTGTCGATGACGCTGGAGCCCGCGCTGCTGGCGCCGGTGATGTGCCAGCCTTCATTGCCCATGAACGACCCGGCCGGCATGGCCATGGACCCGGCCGAGCTGAGCGCCGTGCGCGAGCGCCTGGAGCGCGACGACCTGACGGTCATGGCCTACCGCTTTGAAGGCGACAGGCACTGCCGGGCCCAGCGCTTCGCGGCGTTCAGCCAGGCGCTGGGCCCGCGCTTTGTGGCCCGCGTGCTGCCCGACAGCGCCGCCAACCCGGTCACGCCGCCATTCTTTGACCAGGTGGTGGCCAGCCCGCACAGCGTGGTCACGGCGCACCTGATTGACGAGGCCGGCCAGCCCACGCGGGCAGCGCGCGACGAGATCCTGGCGTTCTTTGCCCAACGGCTCCAGGACACCCCCGGTTACTGTACGTAA
- a CDS encoding helix-turn-helix domain-containing protein — protein MHDFTVVVLEGAYASSVAVTLDMLAAASALAARAGVAAPRWRVGSLVGGPVALQGGMAVPTLKLPQRARGDRSTWVLPGLATNTPALLNARLAQADATGVVAALARHARQGGAVAASCSAVFLLQAAGLLAGRRATTTWWLAPLLQQLEPACQVDADRMVCADGPVVTAGAAMAQTDLMLHLLRERCGAALVASLGRILLLDARQAQAPFIVPELMASGSALVARLAQRVEAALPAPPAVSVLASELCMSERTLARHVRRATGKGTLALVQSVRLRRARALLEGSRMTVDQVAEAVGYQDATALRRMMRKAVGVNPGRYRGGLAGG, from the coding sequence ATGCATGATTTCACCGTGGTGGTGCTGGAAGGGGCCTACGCCAGCAGCGTGGCCGTCACGCTGGACATGCTGGCCGCGGCCAGCGCGCTGGCCGCGCGCGCGGGCGTGGCCGCGCCGCGTTGGCGGGTGGGCTCGCTGGTCGGCGGCCCCGTGGCATTGCAAGGCGGCATGGCCGTGCCCACGCTCAAGCTGCCGCAACGCGCTCGCGGCGACCGCTCCACCTGGGTGCTGCCCGGCCTGGCCACAAACACGCCCGCGCTGCTGAACGCGCGCCTGGCGCAAGCCGATGCCACTGGCGTGGTGGCCGCGCTGGCGCGCCACGCCCGCCAGGGCGGGGCGGTGGCGGCGTCGTGCTCGGCGGTGTTCCTGTTGCAGGCGGCCGGCCTGCTGGCGGGCCGGCGCGCCACCACCACCTGGTGGCTGGCGCCGCTGCTGCAACAGCTGGAACCGGCCTGCCAGGTGGACGCTGACCGCATGGTCTGCGCCGATGGGCCCGTGGTCACGGCCGGCGCCGCCATGGCCCAGACCGACCTGATGCTGCATCTGCTGCGCGAGCGCTGTGGCGCTGCGCTGGTGGCGTCGCTGGGCCGCATCCTGCTGCTCGACGCGCGCCAGGCCCAGGCGCCTTTCATCGTGCCCGAGCTCATGGCCAGCGGCAGCGCGCTGGTGGCGCGGCTGGCGCAGCGGGTGGAGGCCGCGCTGCCGGCCCCGCCCGCGGTGAGCGTGCTGGCCAGCGAGCTGTGCATGTCCGAGCGCACGCTGGCGCGCCATGTGCGCCGCGCCACCGGCAAGGGCACGCTCGCGCTGGTGCAAAGCGTGCGCCTGCGCCGCGCCCGCGCGCTGCTGGAGGGCAGCCGCATGACGGTGGACCAGGTGGCCGAGGCCGTGGGTTACCAGGACGCGACGGCGCTGCGGCGGATGATGCGCAAGGCCGTGGGGGTGAATCCGGGGCGGTACCGGGGGGGGTTGGCAGGAGGCTGA